GGCGGACTGCTGGCTGCAGGCGCGGATCGGGGCCAGCCGCGCGGCGGCCTTCGATTTGAACGCGGCCTGCTCGGGCTTTATCTACGGGCTGCAAGTGAGCGACGCATATATCCGCTCGGGGCTGGCGAAGAATGTGTTGCTTGTTTCGGTGGAGATCATGTCCCGGGTGATCGATTGGTCCGATCGGGGCAGCAGCGTGCTCTGGGGCGACGGCGCGGGAGCAGTAGTGCTGGGGCCCGCCGAAAACGGCCGCCGCGGCGTCATTTACTCGAAGTTGTACAGCGACGGGAAGGACGGCGATATGATCGTCGTTGTGGGAGGAGGCTCCCGCAAGACTCCCATCACGGCCGAGGACGCCATGGCCAAGGAGCACACACTGAAGCTTCGCGGTCGAGAAACGTTCAAGACCGCCGTGCGCCACTTTTCGGATGTGTGCGTGGAGGCTCTCGAGGAAAATGGGATGAGCGTATCGGATGTGGACGTGTTCGTTCCGCATCAGGCGAACATCCGGATCATCGAAGCGGTGGCGAAGCGCATCGGTTTTTCCATGGATCGTGTCGTCGTGACGATTGATAAATATGGTAACATGTCTGCCGCTACCATCCCCGTGGCGTTGGACGAATGGGTAAGGGAAGGAAAGGTGCGCCAGGGGGACACCGTGTTGATGGCCGCCTTCGGCGGCGGACTCACTTGGGGAGCCGCCTTGGTGGAGTGGTAGGTGATATCGCCGGTTTCGGTATGAGTTTCCGCCCTGAGAAAATGAATGGTCTTCATTCGCTCGCATGGAAGGAGGGTGGCTTTCCTCTTTGTCTGACGGGCAGGTTCTTGGCATGAGTCACTCTGATGCATTGAACAACTTGCGGATTGCCTTTCTTTTTCCCGGGCAGGGTTCCCAGCATGTGGGGATGGGCAAGGATTTTTACGACCGCCATGCGTGGGCGCGGGAGCTCTACGATCAGGCCAGCGACATTCTCGGCTGGGACCTCGCCAAGCTCAGCTTTGAGGGACCGAAAGAGGAGCTGACCCTCACCTGCCATACCCAGCCCGCGATTCTGGTGCACAGCCATATTGCCCACCGTCTCCTCTCGGAGCGGGGGGTAGCCCCATACCTTGCGCTCGGCCACAGCCTGGGGGAGTACTCGGCCCTCCTCGCGGCCCGTGCCTTCGATTTTGAAAGTGCGCTCCATCTGGTGAAAGAGCGCGGCCGGTTCATGCACGAGGCGGTTCCCGTCGGGGGCGGCGCGATGGCGGCCCTCCTTGGGATAAGCAGCGAGGTGGCCGAAGCCATTTGCGGAGAGGTTGATGGCGTAGTGGAGGTGGCGAACTACAATGCGCCCGATCAGACGGTGATCTCCGGCACGCGAGAAGCGGTGGAAGCGGCCGTCGAGCTGGCCCGGGAGAGAGGTGTGCGAAAGGCCGTGATGCTGCCTGTGGGCGCACCTTTCCATTCCTCCCTCCTGGAGGAGGCCGCGGAAAGGATGAGCGAAGTCCTCGACGCATTCCCGTTTCGCCCGCTGGGGATTTCCGTCTACGCGAACGTGACGGGCCAGCGCATTTCGGATGCGG
The bacterium DNA segment above includes these coding regions:
- a CDS encoding ketoacyl-ACP synthase III translates to MPSSAILGIGSNLPEQVLTNSDLEKMVDTSDQWIRERTGIRERRIAPPDQAASELAVPACERALAEAGLNASDIDIIVLTTLTPDTMCPSADCWLQARIGASRAAAFDLNAACSGFIYGLQVSDAYIRSGLAKNVLLVSVEIMSRVIDWSDRGSSVLWGDGAGAVVLGPAENGRRGVIYSKLYSDGKDGDMIVVVGGGSRKTPITAEDAMAKEHTLKLRGRETFKTAVRHFSDVCVEALEENGMSVSDVDVFVPHQANIRIIEAVAKRIGFSMDRVVVTIDKYGNMSAATIPVALDEWVREGKVRQGDTVLMAAFGGGLTWGAALVEW
- the fabD gene encoding ACP S-malonyltransferase — its product is MSHSDALNNLRIAFLFPGQGSQHVGMGKDFYDRHAWARELYDQASDILGWDLAKLSFEGPKEELTLTCHTQPAILVHSHIAHRLLSERGVAPYLALGHSLGEYSALLAARAFDFESALHLVKERGRFMHEAVPVGGGAMAALLGISSEVAEAICGEVDGVVEVANYNAPDQTVISGTREAVEAAVELARERGVRKAVMLPVGAPFHSSLLEEAAERMSEVLDAFPFRPLGISVYANVTGQRISDADEARQLLKKQVRSSVRWVDSVRAASEDSFDAAVEVGPGKVLSGLHRRIVKDIPVFNVEDEASLESAVSGLFELAAKRAGEGPAGG